In the genome of Mesorhizobium sp. NBSH29, the window CCAGTACGTCACGCCGCCAGACGAGAAATCTCTGGTAGAGAATGCCATCAATGGCATGCTGACATCGCTCGACCCGCATTCCTCCTACCTCAACCCGGATGCTGCAAAAGATATGCGCGTCCAGACCAAGGGTGAATTCGGCGGCCTCGGCATCGAGGTCACCATGGAAAATGACCTGGTCAAGGTTATCACACCCATCGACGACACGCCGGCGGCGCGCGCTGGTGTTCGCGCTGGCGACTTTATTGCCGAGATTGACGGCGAGGAAGTGCGCGGCCTGACGCTCAACGACGCCGTTGAGAAAATGCGGGGACTGGTCAACACATCTATCGAGCTCACGCTGCTGCGTGAAGGCGCAGACAAGCCCATCAAGGTCAGCATCAAGCGCGACATCATCAAGGTTAAGGCCGTGAAGTACCGCGTCGAAAATGACGTGGGCTATATGAAGATCACCTCCTTCACCGAAAAGACCTTCGATGATCTCCAGGCGGCTATTGACGATATCAAGTCAAAGATCCCGGCCGACAAGCTGAAGGGCTATGTGCTTGATCTTCGCCTGAATCCGGGCGGTCTGCTCGATCAGGCGGTCAGCGTCTCGGACACCTTCCTCGAACGAGGCGAGATAGTCTCGACACGCGGCCGCGACCCCAAGGACATTTCACGCTTCGATTCGCGTGCCGGTGACATGATCGACGGCAAGCCACTTGTAGTGCTCGTCAATGGCGGTTCGGCAAGCGCGTCGGAGATCGTTGCTGGTGCATTGCAGGATCATCGCCGTGCAACGGTTGTTGGCACGCAATCGTTCGGCAAAGGCTCGGTGCAGACCATCATACCACTGGCCGAAAACGGCGCCCTGCGGCTGACCACGGCACTTTATTACACACCGTCGGGCAAATCGATTCAGGGCAAGGGCATCACGCCCGACATCAAGGTCGACCAGCCATTGCCGGAAGATTTGAAGGATCGCGATTTGACCCGTGGCGAGTCGGATCTGAAGGGCCATATCAAGGGTGCCGAGGAGGGCGACCAGGGTTCCGGTTCTGCCGCCTATGTCCCGCCTGAGCCTAAGGATGACGTGCAGTTGAACTACGCGCTCGATCTTTTGCGTGGCATCAAGACTGATCCGGCATTCCCGCCGAACCCGCAAAAGGCTGTGCTGAACCAACAATAGGAGCAGCGCCGTAGCCGCCGGCACAAGGGGATCCGGCGGCGGCGATCCAGTTTTGTCGGTTCGACACGGACCCGCCTTGCTGTTCCCCGCAACCAGAGGAAGCGGCGTGCAGCCAGCCATCAAGGACATCGAACGGCCGCTGGGGATGGGGGGCAACCGCTCCTCCCCGCGGCGGATGCGACTGAACGGCGCGACGCTGACAGGTGCTGTTGCAGCACTCGTCGTGTTTGCAGCCTCCGGCGCCATCGCGCTCAGGGAACGCCCATTCCGCGCGCCCTCTGTTCTGGCCGTCCAGGATCCCTTGGTAGAGGTGGCATCCAAAGCTGAAACGTTGCCACCGCAGATGCCCGAAACCACCGTGCCTGTGCCCAATTCGACGGGTCCGTCGATCATTCATGTCAATCCTGAAGCCAAAGGTTCCGGCAGCGGCGTAATCGTCATTCGCGACCCGTCGGCACTTGGCCAGAACCTGCGCATCGCCCATCTGCCCGACAAGGCGCTGATTGAGAATACGCCGGCCGGGCCACTGCCCACGCGCGCATCTGATGGCCGCCGCCCCTTTGATGTCTATGCGAGGCCCTGGTCGGGCGCTCGCGGTGCACGCGTGGCGATTGTCATCGGCGGCCTTGCTGTTTCCCAGACTGGCACGCAGCAGGCTGTCGATAAATTGCCTGCAGAAGTGACGCTTGCCTTTGCCTCGCAAGGCAACAGCATCGGCCGCTGGATGCAGGCAGCACGCCGCAAGGGGCATGAAATCATGATGCAGGTGCCGCTGGAGCCGTTTGATTTTCCAAGCGTCAATCCCGGACGAAGCACTCTGACAGTCGATGCAAGTCCTGCTGAGAACGTCGAAAACCTGCACTGGACGCTAGCCCGCACCACCAATTACACCGGCATCATGAACTACATGGGAGCCCGTTTCACGACCGATCCCGCGTCCATGGCGCCCGTCATGGCCGAGCTCGGCAAGCGCGGACTGATGTATCTCGACGACGGGACTGTCGCCCGCAGTGCAGCCGCTGCCGAGGCCCTGCGGAACGGTGTACCCTTTGCCGAGGGCGACACGACCATCGACGCTGTGCGCGAACGTGGCGAAATTCTCAAGAAACTGGACGAGGTGGAGCGAACCGCACGCGCAAAAGGATTTGCCGTAGGCATCGGTTCCGCCTTCGACGTGACCGTCGATGCCGTGGCGTCCTGGATAGCCGAAGCCAAGAAACGCGGCATTGAGATCGTTCCGATCTCCGCAGTCGCCAAAGATCCGGAGCGCGGATAGAGCATGACCACAACCGACCCTGAAACTCTCCCTTACCGCCCCTGTGTGGGCATCATGGTGCTTAACAACCGAGGTCTGGTCTGGGCAGGCCACCGGATCGTTGTCGAGCGTGACGAACTCGACGGTGCCGACAAGCTCTGGCAGATGCCGCAAGGCGGGATCGACAAGGGTGAAGACCCATTCCCGGCTGCCTTACGCGAACTTTATGAGGAAACCGGCATGCGCTCGGTGACCGTCCTTGCCGAGACACCGGCCTGGATAACCTATGATTTGCCTCCCCATTTGGTCGGCATCGCCTTGAAAGGCAAATATCGCGGCCAGAAACAAAAATGGTTTGCCTTCCGTTTCGAAGGTGACGAAAGCGAAATCGCCATCAACCCTCCACCAGGCGACCACACAGCTGAATTTGATCGCTGGGCCTGGAAGCCGATTAACGAGCTGCCGGAACTGATCGTTCCCTTCAAGCGCGGCGTTTATGAAGAGGTCGTCGCCGCTTTTTCCCATCTCGTCGAGTCGGCTGCTTCTTGACGACTGCGTGTTACGCCTCATTGCATCGAACAATTCTCAAGTATTACTACCTTGCATCTGAATGTTCCTGCCCGAGAAGACAAATCAGGCAAAATGTTTGTCTTTTTGCAGCGGATTGCCTATCTACAAGAGGAACGCATTTTTCTGCGAACGATAAAAGGGAACATTTTCATTGGCTGACAACAGGCAGAACATCATGGAAAAAGCCGAGACACGTTTTCTAGAGACCCAGAAAAAAACCGCTGAACGCGCGAAAGCAACCGCAGAATACCAAACTGAAGCGAAGATGAGAGCCCAAAAGACCGCGAAGCTACGCGAATTGCGCTTAGCCAAGGAAGAGGCTGACCGCGTCGAGGCAGCCGCTCTCGAGCCTGCCCCAGCCAAAAAGAAACGGGTATCGCGCGCCAAGGCCGCTGGCTAAACGCCTGATTGTATTGGAATGGGTCCTGAGGCTACTCGCCTTGTGGAGGTTTCGGCCCGTGGTCAAAATCGGCAGCACGAGTTAGGCCGGCCATCAGAAAAACGACCAAGAGCAGCAATGCAACGCCGACAAATACCGGCGCAAAGCCGACATACTGTCCCACAAACCCGATCAGGGATGGCGAGACCAGGATACCGGAATAGCCCATCAATGTCACCACGCTGATGGCAGCCCCCGAGGCCAATCCCGGCTGGTTTCCCGCAGCGGAAAACAGGATCGGAATCATATTGGCGATGCCCAAGCCTCCTACTGCAAAAGCTAAAATTACGAGCCATGGCCATGGCGAAAGTCCTGCAATGAGCATCCCCGTCGCTGCAACAAGGCTTGAGATGCGAAATGTTACCACCGCGCCGAACTTGTTACGTACGCCATCGCCCATGAAGCGCATCGCGGCCATCGCGCCAGAGAACGCAGCGAAGGCGAAGCCTGCGGTCGCGATTGTACTCCCCATCTCATCCCGAAGATAAAGCGCTGCCCAGTCGAGCACTGCTCCTTCTGAATTCATGGAAAGCAGCGCCATCAGACCCAGAAGGTAGACGGCAGGGCTCCGAGGCAACACGAATTTGCGGTGCTCCTGCGCGACAGGAATGTCCGCAGCGATTTCGCGGTAGGCCATGGCAACTAACGCACCGGCAAGCAATGTTACCAAAACCGCGTGGGGCAAATGGCCGAACCGCTGGATGACAAGGCCGCCCATGGCCCCGCCAAAGAAACCGCCAAGGCTCCAGAAGCCATGTGACGACGACATAATGGCGCGTAACAGCTTCCGCTCCACCGTCACCGCGTTGGCATTCATGGCCACGTCCATGGCGCCTATCATGCCGCCAAACACAAACAGCGCGCACGCGGTCAGCGCCACATTCGGAGCGAGTGCCACCAGCAA includes:
- a CDS encoding RNA pyrophosphohydrolase; this translates as MTTTDPETLPYRPCVGIMVLNNRGLVWAGHRIVVERDELDGADKLWQMPQGGIDKGEDPFPAALRELYEETGMRSVTVLAETPAWITYDLPPHLVGIALKGKYRGQKQKWFAFRFEGDESEIAINPPPGDHTAEFDRWAWKPINELPELIVPFKRGVYEEVVAAFSHLVESAAS
- a CDS encoding MFS transporter; the protein is MDLTVPAAITTRARWAVGAMFFANGFLTGSWAPQIPVLVARLGITSFTLGFMILGFGAGAVLSMAWAGHLIARHGSQWVVRMFGVACVFGLLLVALAPNVALTACALFVFGGMIGAMDVAMNANAVTVERKLLRAIMSSSHGFWSLGGFFGGAMGGLVIQRFGHLPHAVLVTLLAGALVAMAYREIAADIPVAQEHRKFVLPRSPAVYLLGLMALLSMNSEGAVLDWAALYLRDEMGSTIATAGFAFAAFSGAMAAMRFMGDGVRNKFGAVVTFRISSLVAATGMLIAGLSPWPWLVILAFAVGGLGIANMIPILFSAAGNQPGLASGAAISVVTLMGYSGILVSPSLIGFVGQYVGFAPVFVGVALLLLVVFLMAGLTRAADFDHGPKPPQGE
- a CDS encoding S41 family peptidase, producing MVRKLTLLFAGALMGASAMSLVQGAPGLTANAAGSETYRQLAIFGDVFERVRGQYVTPPDEKSLVENAINGMLTSLDPHSSYLNPDAAKDMRVQTKGEFGGLGIEVTMENDLVKVITPIDDTPAARAGVRAGDFIAEIDGEEVRGLTLNDAVEKMRGLVNTSIELTLLREGADKPIKVSIKRDIIKVKAVKYRVENDVGYMKITSFTEKTFDDLQAAIDDIKSKIPADKLKGYVLDLRLNPGGLLDQAVSVSDTFLERGEIVSTRGRDPKDISRFDSRAGDMIDGKPLVVLVNGGSASASEIVAGALQDHRRATVVGTQSFGKGSVQTIIPLAENGALRLTTALYYTPSGKSIQGKGITPDIKVDQPLPEDLKDRDLTRGESDLKGHIKGAEEGDQGSGSAAYVPPEPKDDVQLNYALDLLRGIKTDPAFPPNPQKAVLNQQ
- a CDS encoding divergent polysaccharide deacetylase family protein, which encodes MQPAIKDIERPLGMGGNRSSPRRMRLNGATLTGAVAALVVFAASGAIALRERPFRAPSVLAVQDPLVEVASKAETLPPQMPETTVPVPNSTGPSIIHVNPEAKGSGSGVIVIRDPSALGQNLRIAHLPDKALIENTPAGPLPTRASDGRRPFDVYARPWSGARGARVAIVIGGLAVSQTGTQQAVDKLPAEVTLAFASQGNSIGRWMQAARRKGHEIMMQVPLEPFDFPSVNPGRSTLTVDASPAENVENLHWTLARTTNYTGIMNYMGARFTTDPASMAPVMAELGKRGLMYLDDGTVARSAAAAEALRNGVPFAEGDTTIDAVRERGEILKKLDEVERTARAKGFAVGIGSAFDVTVDAVASWIAEAKKRGIEIVPISAVAKDPERG